One window of Chamaesiphon minutus PCC 6605 genomic DNA carries:
- a CDS encoding alkaline phosphatase has translation MQTGNHVIFIHPDGTSPSHYGAARFLEVGPDGRLNWDKLDKAAVYLGHMEDQVGGTSNGGAVTHATGAKVFAESFGFEKDNSNIKSLSGTNKTIVEEARDAGKVTALVQSGAIFEPGTAAFVAKTKDITNPDGTKVVPRSQQTEIAKQVINSGVNFIMGGGELNLIPIGQAGFHGTAAEYDALSKSSLVRPTENLIDLAKKNGYTIVYTEQQLNDLLDPKKTPVTPTKVLGVFAPIHTFNDRPEEALAAANLSLYRESAPTIGEMLDVTQKLMEKHPNFKNGSIAIVEEEGSDNFGNNNNAAGTIEGTLRADKAIGVSLDFINRYPNTLLLTAADSDAGGLQVVDVASPTANVGTINNNPTTTPRPIPLDGKNGAGTAPFIAAPDANGDRFPFAVAWASLPDFSGSIVSKAHGLNADKLPATVDNTAIYELMYETLFEKELTSRNPSPTKAPAATKSTGNVIFIHPDGTSPSHYMALRNVDKGPDGRLNWDNMSNAGVYLGHMENQLTGTSNAGAVTHATGTKLFNESFGLQEDNSTIVPASGNVGKTILEEAIEAGKATALIQSGQLAEPGSAAFAAKTTNRDGNDIRARDKYAEIIEQVIRSGTNVIFGGGELYMLPKGTTGFHVTAAIDATESRAERRPTKNLIDLAKSLGYTVVYTEDQMNQVVNSTNPPSKILGVFAARNTFDDRTEEALGLNTANPLPLYVATAPTVAEMLEASLKILKRDPDGFFVALEEEGTDNFANNNNAVGTIEAVRRADAAIGVAKNYVDTQDPNTLILTAADSDAGGLQVFQYAPYNRPSTPSGNITTSPVIQDSETAVPFFGVNPTTTNTNRAFFDGVNGSTASAEFPWKPFAAKNSIDGPMGNFVVNWVGTPDFPGSIVSKAYGMNADQLPSTLDNTEIYKLMYRTLFGTDSRQTLVPGTAGADDLVASVTPGFDGINDLVFTGAGNDSVDVPIAGEFAGKNRIDLGSGNDIIYVANNDRAFGSAGDDIFEAYDVKDYRISGGAGNDTIYLGANGRALGGDGNDRFFAGTGGANLLSGGAGADQFWIANAELPSAANTILDFQIGTDVIGIQGAKSLGISATSLTLAQVGADTSINFGGQTLALLTGIQASSLTPGNASQFVFG, from the coding sequence ATGCAAACTGGAAATCACGTTATCTTCATTCACCCCGATGGTACTAGCCCATCCCATTACGGCGCGGCAAGGTTCCTCGAAGTTGGACCAGATGGACGACTTAACTGGGACAAACTCGACAAAGCAGCCGTCTATCTCGGTCACATGGAAGACCAAGTCGGCGGTACATCCAATGGTGGTGCTGTGACCCACGCTACAGGCGCAAAAGTCTTTGCTGAATCCTTCGGATTTGAGAAAGATAATAGCAATATTAAATCTCTATCTGGCACCAACAAAACGATCGTCGAAGAAGCCCGCGATGCAGGTAAAGTGACGGCATTGGTTCAGTCAGGGGCGATCTTTGAGCCTGGTACAGCCGCATTTGTTGCCAAAACTAAGGACATTACCAATCCAGACGGTACCAAGGTTGTGCCCCGCTCTCAACAAACAGAAATCGCCAAGCAGGTGATTAATTCTGGGGTGAACTTTATCATGGGCGGTGGGGAACTGAACCTGATTCCCATCGGTCAGGCAGGTTTTCATGGTACGGCGGCTGAATATGATGCTCTGAGCAAAAGCTCGCTCGTCCGTCCCACCGAAAACTTAATCGATCTGGCAAAAAAGAATGGCTATACGATAGTCTATACAGAACAACAACTTAACGATCTCCTCGATCCCAAAAAGACTCCCGTAACACCTACTAAAGTATTGGGTGTATTTGCACCGATTCATACTTTTAACGATCGACCAGAAGAAGCCTTAGCCGCAGCGAATCTGTCACTGTACAGGGAGTCCGCTCCGACAATTGGTGAGATGTTGGATGTCACCCAAAAGTTGATGGAGAAACACCCCAACTTCAAGAATGGATCGATCGCGATCGTTGAAGAAGAGGGTTCGGATAACTTTGGGAACAACAATAACGCTGCTGGCACGATCGAAGGTACTCTCCGCGCCGATAAAGCTATTGGTGTATCGCTAGATTTTATCAATCGCTATCCCAATACTCTACTCCTCACCGCTGCCGATAGTGATGCGGGTGGATTGCAGGTAGTTGATGTTGCCAGTCCCACTGCCAACGTTGGCACGATTAATAATAACCCTACAACTACCCCTCGTCCGATCCCCTTAGATGGTAAAAATGGTGCGGGTACGGCTCCATTTATCGCGGCTCCCGATGCCAATGGGGACAGATTCCCCTTCGCAGTTGCTTGGGCGAGCTTGCCTGATTTTAGCGGTTCGATCGTTTCCAAAGCCCACGGTCTCAACGCTGATAAGCTGCCTGCTACCGTAGATAATACGGCGATCTATGAGTTGATGTACGAGACATTGTTCGAGAAAGAACTGACCTCGCGCAATCCCTCACCCACCAAAGCTCCAGCCGCAACTAAAAGTACTGGAAACGTCATCTTCATCCACCCAGATGGTACCAGTCCTTCCCATTACATGGCGTTGCGGAACGTAGATAAAGGGCCAGATGGCCGCTTGAATTGGGACAACATGTCTAATGCAGGTGTCTATCTGGGACACATGGAAAACCAGTTGACGGGTACTTCCAATGCTGGCGCGGTGACTCACGCCACTGGCACCAAGCTGTTTAATGAGTCTTTTGGCTTGCAAGAAGATAACTCTACTATAGTGCCAGCTTCGGGTAACGTCGGTAAGACAATCCTCGAAGAAGCGATCGAGGCTGGTAAAGCTACCGCATTGATTCAGTCAGGACAACTTGCCGAGCCTGGTTCCGCTGCCTTTGCGGCTAAAACTACCAATCGCGATGGTAACGATATTCGGGCGCGGGACAAGTACGCCGAAATCATCGAGCAGGTGATTCGTTCTGGTACTAACGTCATTTTTGGTGGTGGGGAGCTATATATGCTACCCAAGGGTACGACCGGATTTCACGTTACAGCCGCGATCGATGCGACTGAAAGTCGGGCAGAACGTCGTCCAACCAAAAACCTCATCGATTTGGCTAAATCTTTGGGTTATACAGTGGTGTACACCGAAGACCAAATGAATCAGGTGGTTAATAGCACCAACCCGCCATCGAAGATCTTAGGTGTATTTGCGGCAAGAAATACATTTGACGATCGCACCGAAGAAGCATTGGGCTTAAATACTGCCAATCCGCTACCCCTATATGTTGCCACGGCTCCAACTGTTGCCGAAATGCTAGAGGCATCGTTGAAGATCCTCAAACGCGATCCCGATGGTTTCTTCGTTGCTTTAGAAGAAGAAGGCACCGACAACTTCGCCAATAATAATAACGCAGTTGGCACGATCGAAGCAGTCCGGCGGGCTGATGCTGCCATTGGTGTTGCCAAAAATTATGTCGATACCCAAGACCCCAACACCTTAATCCTGACGGCGGCTGATAGTGATGCAGGTGGTTTGCAAGTCTTCCAGTATGCTCCTTACAATCGCCCTAGCACACCCAGTGGTAACATCACTACTTCACCCGTTATTCAAGATAGCGAGACCGCAGTTCCATTCTTTGGTGTCAACCCCACCACTACCAATACCAACCGCGCCTTCTTTGATGGTGTTAATGGTAGTACCGCCAGTGCCGAGTTCCCTTGGAAACCTTTTGCTGCAAAGAATAGCATCGATGGTCCGATGGGTAACTTTGTTGTCAATTGGGTGGGTACCCCAGATTTCCCTGGTAGTATCGTCTCCAAAGCCTACGGGATGAATGCCGACCAATTACCTAGCACGCTCGATAATACCGAGATTTACAAACTGATGTACCGGACTCTGTTTGGTACCGACAGTCGCCAAACTCTAGTACCAGGAACTGCTGGTGCGGATGACTTGGTAGCTAGCGTGACGCCAGGTTTCGATGGTATCAACGACTTGGTATTCACGGGTGCGGGTAACGACAGCGTGGATGTACCGATCGCTGGTGAATTCGCTGGCAAAAATCGGATCGATCTCGGCAGCGGTAATGACATCATTTATGTAGCCAATAACGATCGCGCCTTCGGCAGTGCTGGCGACGATATTTTCGAGGCGTATGATGTCAAAGATTACCGCATTTCTGGTGGTGCTGGTAACGATACCATCTACCTCGGTGCCAATGGTCGCGCTTTAGGTGGCGATGGTAACGATCGGTTCTTTGCTGGTACTGGTGGTGCTAATCTCCTCTCTGGTGGTGCTGGTGCCGACCAATTCTGGATTGCTAATGCCGAACTTCCTAGTGCGGCGAATACGATTTTGGACTTCCAAATCGGTACTGACGTAATTGGAATTCAGGGTGCTAAAAGTCTGGGAATCAGTGCGACTAGCCTGACATTAGCTCAGGTTGGTGCCGATACCTCGATTAACTTTGGCGGTCAAACTTTGGCACTCCTGACAGGTATTCAAGCTAGTAGTTTGACTCCTGGTAATGCCAGTCAGTTTGTGTTTGGTTAA
- a CDS encoding metallothionein yields MSTVTQMKCACESCLCIVSLSDAIVKDGKHYCGDACANGHPAGQGCGHTGCGCDK; encoded by the coding sequence ATGTCTACTGTCACTCAGATGAAATGTGCTTGTGAGTCTTGCTTGTGCATAGTTTCGCTCTCAGATGCGATCGTCAAAGACGGCAAACACTACTGCGGCGATGCTTGTGCTAACGGTCATCCAGCAGGACAAGGTTGCGGACACACAGGCTGTGGCTGCGACAAATAG
- a CDS encoding ArsR/SmtB family transcription factor — MSDRSTEPVKIEDEEELCCEDSHPSHSADVNAIPTEMLSVEKAQRLSEFLGFLADPNRLRILSILAAKEMCVGDLAAILEMNESAVSHQLRTLRAIRLVNFRKQGRHVFYSLQDRQILDFYRSAIEHIDTTT, encoded by the coding sequence ATGTCAGATCGATCGACCGAACCAGTAAAGATCGAGGATGAGGAAGAGCTTTGTTGTGAAGATTCCCATCCAAGTCACTCTGCTGATGTGAATGCCATTCCCACCGAAATGCTCTCGGTGGAAAAGGCACAGCGTCTGTCAGAGTTTTTGGGCTTTTTAGCCGACCCTAATCGGTTGCGAATTCTCTCAATCCTAGCCGCAAAAGAAATGTGTGTTGGCGATTTAGCTGCTATTTTAGAGATGAACGAATCGGCAGTATCCCATCAGTTAAGAACGCTCAGGGCCATCCGATTAGTCAATTTTCGCAAACAAGGACGGCACGTATTTTACAGCTTGCAAGATCGCCAGATTCTCGACTTTTATCGATCGGCAATCGAGCATATCGATACAACAACCTAA
- a CDS encoding iron uptake porin, with amino-acid sequence MNTFPRYLNWLSITASSVCATLLMATASQAIDSIATKPNSPASSVTQINPNQLIAARKKKRIKRKKVRVRTQVKPVTTSTTPTTSPTDVTQTPPPPTPVTPPPAPSEPSVTREEVEALRKSNQELREKLTEVDGKAAETTKKVEQLDKQQFSINTKLSGQVIFSAAGTFAGDYSRNAAFGHRTRLELKTEIGSGTLTTRLQAVGFGLSNQNPSPNTTAVATPEGSLSWTDGTTNSSIGIDALKYEFPLSEQTQLVVAANAGAADDFTDTINPYFDGDGASGSISLFGNRPSIYYTVQGTGVGIRHKLSDTVELSLGYLARTGNDPAPGNGLFGGGYGALAQVSFKTGENSKVGVTYTRTFNSDPGTGSLNANLGGISNNIGVQGTFQVSPQLALGGWAGYTQNQAPGGDRQIWNWAITAALPDVGGQGNLVGLLVGQEPRVASSGVDPLTGVNTTDTKAGLHIEGFYQIKVNDSISITPGIIYLTAPNQDANSSSAVIGALRTTFTF; translated from the coding sequence ATGAATACTTTCCCGCGTTATCTAAACTGGCTCTCAATTACTGCAAGTTCGGTATGTGCTACTTTATTAATGGCCACTGCATCCCAAGCCATAGATTCAATTGCCACTAAGCCTAATTCGCCAGCGTCCAGCGTCACGCAAATTAATCCGAACCAACTAATTGCTGCCAGGAAAAAGAAACGGATTAAGCGCAAAAAAGTTAGAGTCCGTACTCAAGTCAAACCAGTAACCACTTCTACCACACCGACCACATCACCCACTGATGTGACCCAAACACCTCCCCCACCCACACCAGTAACGCCCCCACCCGCGCCATCCGAACCGAGCGTCACCCGCGAAGAGGTCGAAGCGTTACGCAAATCGAATCAAGAATTGCGAGAGAAATTGACCGAAGTTGATGGGAAGGCAGCGGAAACAACCAAAAAAGTCGAACAGCTCGACAAGCAACAGTTTTCAATTAACACCAAATTGTCAGGGCAAGTGATTTTTAGCGCGGCGGGGACTTTTGCTGGGGACTACTCCCGCAATGCCGCCTTCGGACATCGGACGCGGCTCGAACTCAAAACCGAAATCGGTAGCGGTACGCTCACTACTCGGCTCCAAGCAGTTGGATTTGGCTTATCTAACCAAAATCCCAGTCCGAATACTACTGCTGTTGCTACTCCAGAAGGGAGCTTATCCTGGACGGATGGCACCACCAACAGCAGCATCGGCATCGATGCGCTCAAGTATGAATTTCCGCTCTCCGAGCAAACACAGTTAGTCGTGGCGGCAAATGCTGGTGCTGCTGATGACTTTACCGATACTATCAATCCTTATTTCGATGGCGATGGTGCCAGTGGCTCGATTTCACTATTTGGCAATCGTCCCTCAATTTACTATACCGTTCAAGGTACTGGCGTCGGCATCCGCCACAAGTTAAGCGACACTGTCGAACTGAGTCTGGGCTATTTAGCTAGGACTGGTAACGATCCCGCACCCGGTAATGGATTATTCGGCGGTGGCTATGGTGCGTTGGCGCAAGTCAGTTTCAAGACGGGCGAAAATTCTAAAGTTGGTGTAACTTACACGCGGACTTTTAATTCCGATCCGGGTACGGGCAGTCTGAATGCAAATTTGGGTGGCATTAGCAACAATATTGGCGTACAAGGTACGTTCCAAGTGTCTCCTCAGTTAGCATTGGGTGGTTGGGCTGGTTATACCCAAAATCAAGCTCCTGGTGGCGACAGACAGATCTGGAACTGGGCGATAACTGCGGCGTTACCAGATGTGGGTGGTCAGGGGAATTTAGTTGGGCTGTTAGTGGGGCAGGAGCCACGGGTGGCTTCTTCGGGGGTAGATCCGCTCACGGGTGTGAATACGACCGATACTAAGGCTGGTTTGCATATTGAGGGCTTTTACCAGATTAAGGTTAATGACAGTATTAGTATTACGCCAGGGATTATTTACCTGACGGCACCGAATCAGGATGCTAATAGCAGCAGTGCTGTTATTGGTGCTTTGCGGACTACTTTTACTTTCTAG
- a CDS encoding metal ABC transporter solute-binding protein, Zn/Mn family, with translation MTIANINPRRSNSKQPLRHNWLVSSILAIGLITGCTSPNKQPTDAASPTASETPTTTTAANTDSSPKVVVTNTVLCDLTKQIAASTVNVVCLLAAGSDPHVYKLTPEARQSIEKAQLVLYGGYDFEPELIKAIKATSNPAPKIAVHEVAVPKPQQFEEHGKSTADPHVWHNAQHGSKMAETIAANLEKLVPAQAATYKQNTQKLTSEIGQLDTWIKSQINTIPAAKKVLFTTHDALGYYSTAYGIPVDALEGLSTEEKPNAARAKEMVGKIKKVQVPTIFAELTLNPKLLTAIAKEANVKVAKQELYVDGLGEAGSLGETYQKMLVSNTKTIVEGLGGKYTPFPVK, from the coding sequence ATGACGATCGCGAACATTAACCCTCGTCGCTCAAACTCAAAACAACCACTACGTCATAACTGGCTGGTATCATCAATCCTCGCAATCGGGCTAATAACTGGATGCACCAGCCCAAATAAACAACCTACAGACGCGGCTAGCCCCACAGCTAGCGAAACTCCAACCACAACCACAGCCGCAAATACAGACAGCAGCCCGAAGGTAGTAGTCACAAATACTGTCTTGTGCGATTTAACCAAACAAATTGCGGCTAGCACCGTAAATGTAGTATGCTTGCTTGCTGCGGGTAGCGACCCCCACGTTTACAAACTTACTCCCGAAGCCAGACAATCGATCGAAAAGGCTCAACTAGTGTTGTATGGCGGCTATGACTTTGAGCCAGAGCTAATTAAAGCGATTAAAGCGACATCCAATCCAGCCCCAAAAATTGCCGTACACGAAGTAGCGGTACCGAAACCCCAGCAGTTTGAAGAACATGGTAAAAGCACGGCAGATCCACACGTTTGGCATAATGCCCAGCATGGGAGCAAAATGGCCGAAACAATTGCTGCTAATTTAGAAAAATTAGTGCCAGCCCAAGCAGCAACTTACAAGCAAAATACTCAAAAATTAACTTCAGAAATCGGACAACTCGATACTTGGATTAAATCGCAAATAAATACGATTCCGGCTGCTAAAAAAGTGTTGTTTACAACTCACGATGCACTTGGATATTACTCCACAGCTTATGGAATTCCGGTTGATGCTTTAGAAGGATTGAGCACGGAAGAAAAGCCCAACGCCGCGAGAGCGAAAGAAATGGTTGGCAAAATTAAGAAAGTACAAGTTCCGACGATTTTTGCCGAACTAACACTCAATCCTAAACTACTTACCGCGATTGCTAAAGAAGCGAATGTGAAAGTGGCAAAGCAGGAACTTTATGTTGATGGATTGGGTGAAGCAGGCAGTTTGGGAGAGACTTATCAAAAAATGTTAGTTTCAAATACTAAAACTATCGTCGAAGGCTTGGGTGGTAAATATACACCTTTCCCTGTAAAATAA
- a CDS encoding rhodanese-related sulfurtransferase gives MTQVIATFYKFVSLENYRERRQPLLNLCQQHQIKGTILLAAEGINGTICGSRASIDAILTYLKADSHFADLEHKESIATKSPFDRLKVRLKQEIVTFGVPTVDPTNLVGTYVKPQDWNELIANPDVVVIDTRNQYEVEIGTFAGAIDPHTDSFTEFPEYVATHLDPHQHKQIAMFCTGGIRCEKATSYLLSQGFENVYHLQGGILKYLEEIPAAESQWEGECFVFDDRVAVTHGLEPGTHQLCWGCGNPISPSDLASPHYEPGICCPRCYATITPAQRASRTERWRQLQDR, from the coding sequence ATGACTCAAGTTATTGCCACCTTTTATAAATTTGTATCGCTAGAGAACTATCGCGAGCGTCGTCAACCCTTATTAAATCTGTGTCAGCAACATCAGATTAAAGGTACGATTTTGTTAGCGGCTGAAGGTATTAATGGCACGATTTGTGGTAGCAGAGCGAGTATCGATGCTATTCTTACTTATCTCAAAGCCGATTCCCATTTTGCCGACTTAGAACATAAAGAATCGATCGCGACTAAATCCCCCTTCGACAGGCTTAAAGTCCGGCTCAAACAAGAAATTGTCACCTTTGGCGTCCCCACCGTCGATCCTACCAATCTCGTCGGTACCTACGTCAAACCCCAAGACTGGAACGAATTAATCGCCAACCCAGACGTAGTTGTCATCGATACCCGCAACCAATACGAAGTCGAAATCGGCACCTTTGCAGGCGCGATCGATCCGCACACCGACTCATTTACCGAATTTCCCGAATACGTCGCCACCCACCTCGATCCACACCAACACAAACAAATCGCCATGTTTTGCACTGGCGGTATCCGCTGTGAAAAAGCTACCTCCTACTTGCTCTCTCAAGGCTTTGAGAACGTCTATCACCTGCAAGGCGGTATCCTTAAGTATCTCGAAGAAATTCCCGCCGCCGAGAGCCAATGGGAGGGCGAATGCTTTGTGTTTGACGATCGCGTCGCCGTTACCCACGGACTCGAACCAGGTACTCATCAACTCTGCTGGGGTTGTGGCAACCCGATCTCACCCTCAGATCTCGCATCGCCGCATTACGAACCAGGGATCTGTTGTCCCCGCTGCTACGCGACAATTACCCCCGCACAACGCGCTAGCCGCACCGAAAGATGGCGACAACTCCAAGATCGATAG
- a CDS encoding serine/threonine-protein kinase → MNIVVDGRYQIIKRLGKGGFAHTYLAKNLTVPGEPKCVVKQLRPKVEHPRLLQLFKLEAAILARFKHSQIPTQVECFEHQGDFFLVQDFVAGDDLSKEFKIGHQWSEAKVVKFLREMLTVLGYVHEKQVIHGDIKPANIIRRWDNGQLCSIDFGAARDLSAESVEPNTVVGTPGYSAPEQAEGVAVYSSDIYALGMTAIQFLTGQYPLHLPKNEWQEVIWRDLTQISDRLAAILEQMTRVDCVERYECANDVLLDLETFPLDFGDENCCSNPADSRLTSKLMVVTMLLGLGLGSTAAIVNQVESYKTTVEVSLDDDRR, encoded by the coding sequence ATGAATATCGTCGTGGATGGTCGTTATCAAATTATCAAACGGCTCGGTAAAGGTGGATTTGCACACACCTATTTAGCAAAGAATCTGACTGTACCGGGCGAACCGAAGTGTGTAGTCAAGCAACTGCGTCCCAAAGTCGAGCATCCTCGGCTGTTGCAGTTATTTAAATTGGAGGCGGCAATTCTGGCGCGCTTCAAGCACTCTCAGATCCCCACGCAGGTAGAGTGCTTCGAGCATCAGGGTGATTTTTTCCTGGTTCAGGATTTTGTCGCTGGCGACGATCTGAGTAAAGAATTTAAGATCGGGCATCAGTGGAGCGAAGCCAAGGTAGTTAAGTTTCTGCGCGAGATGCTGACGGTATTGGGCTACGTGCATGAGAAGCAAGTCATTCACGGCGATATTAAGCCTGCGAATATTATCCGCCGTTGGGACAACGGACAGTTGTGTTCGATCGATTTTGGTGCAGCACGCGACTTGAGCGCAGAGTCAGTCGAACCGAATACAGTGGTAGGAACTCCTGGTTACAGTGCGCCCGAACAAGCTGAGGGTGTTGCTGTTTATAGCAGCGATATTTACGCGCTGGGAATGACGGCAATTCAGTTTCTGACGGGACAGTATCCCCTCCACTTACCCAAGAACGAATGGCAGGAAGTTATCTGGCGAGATCTGACCCAGATTAGCGATCGATTGGCAGCAATTTTGGAGCAAATGACACGGGTTGATTGTGTCGAGAGATATGAGTGCGCCAACGACGTTTTGCTCGATCTAGAGACATTCCCGCTCGACTTTGGCGACGAAAACTGCTGCTCGAATCCTGCGGATAGCCGATTGACTAGTAAACTTATGGTGGTAACCATGCTGCTCGGCTTGGGTTTGGGCAGTACCGCAGCGATCGTCAATCAGGTCGAATCCTACAAAACCACGGTCGAGGTATCGCTCGACGACGATCGTCGATAA
- a CDS encoding glucosamine-6-phosphate deaminase, translating into MPTPLRTFQVDALQVEVYRDEADLVSHLVQYTQSYLSATIDRQGSAAAILASGASQIRLLKDLTTFGEIDWGRLTLFHLDEYLGIGGTHPASFQLFMREMVAQKVALRQFHYLAGDTLEPIAECDRYDRLLSAQPIDLCFLGIGETGHIAFNDPEVADFNDRYPVKLVKLADKSRQQQVNTGFFDRIEAVPQYALTLTLPTICKARQICCLAMGTRKANIVKTMLTGEIAPTCPATLLRKYPTATLYLDEAAASAIV; encoded by the coding sequence ATGCCTACTCCATTACGTACCTTTCAAGTCGATGCTTTGCAGGTAGAGGTTTATCGCGATGAGGCAGATCTTGTCAGTCATTTAGTCCAATACACTCAATCTTATCTGAGCGCAACCATCGATCGACAGGGGAGCGCAGCCGCGATTTTGGCCTCTGGAGCTTCGCAAATTAGGTTGCTCAAGGATTTAACCACATTTGGCGAAATTGACTGGGGACGGCTAACTTTGTTTCATTTGGATGAGTATTTGGGGATTGGCGGAACGCATCCAGCGAGCTTTCAGTTATTTATGCGGGAAATGGTAGCGCAAAAAGTAGCTCTGCGTCAGTTTCATTATCTCGCTGGCGATACCTTAGAACCGATCGCCGAATGCGATCGCTACGATCGGTTATTATCAGCACAACCGATCGATTTATGCTTTCTGGGAATTGGCGAAACCGGACATATTGCCTTTAACGATCCGGAAGTGGCCGATTTTAACGATCGCTATCCCGTCAAGTTGGTAAAATTAGCCGATAAGTCTCGCCAACAGCAGGTAAATACCGGATTTTTCGATCGAATTGAAGCCGTCCCTCAATACGCACTGACGCTGACTTTACCCACAATTTGCAAGGCGCGACAAATTTGCTGTTTGGCAATGGGAACTAGAAAAGCAAATATTGTCAAAACCATGCTGACGGGTGAAATTGCACCAACCTGTCCTGCTACGCTCTTGCGGAAGTATCCCACTGCAACTTTATACTTGGATGAAGCTGCTGCTAGTGCGATTGTCTAA
- a CDS encoding anti-sigma factor, with product MTNSALSDETKQLAAGYVLDELAPPEVEFFERMMLENPALRQEVRELQMVLGGLALDVPQLQPPAHLRAQVLQASEIVGEASLKENRQVVATPPKKTNWSKVVAIFALIAAVALSLDNLRLRQDLNFARQQTPERVANLLQRPNSKLIALTDRTNRATGGTVLFTPGKWQDVVVSVKNLPPLPADQVYRLWLSLNNQQVIYCGEFRTDGQGNASESINPPQVPPPGTKATGLFVTVDRQNAPLVPTGTRIIAGEI from the coding sequence ATGACAAACTCCGCCCTTTCTGACGAAACAAAACAGCTAGCTGCTGGGTATGTGCTAGACGAATTAGCACCACCTGAAGTAGAATTTTTCGAGCGCATGATGTTAGAAAATCCAGCTCTGCGCCAAGAAGTGCGAGAACTTCAGATGGTCTTGGGCGGTCTTGCCCTAGATGTACCTCAACTACAGCCACCAGCACATCTGCGTGCTCAAGTTCTGCAAGCCTCGGAGATCGTTGGCGAAGCCTCTCTGAAAGAGAATCGTCAAGTGGTAGCAACACCACCAAAAAAAACGAACTGGAGTAAGGTCGTCGCCATTTTTGCCCTCATCGCAGCAGTAGCATTATCGCTCGACAATCTCCGACTCCGACAAGATCTCAATTTTGCTCGACAACAAACGCCTGAAAGAGTGGCTAATTTGCTACAACGTCCCAATAGTAAATTAATCGCTCTGACAGATCGAACGAATCGAGCCACTGGTGGCACAGTCCTATTTACGCCAGGAAAATGGCAGGACGTGGTGGTGTCAGTTAAAAACCTGCCACCCCTGCCAGCAGACCAAGTATATCGATTGTGGTTGAGCCTAAACAATCAGCAGGTCATTTATTGTGGTGAATTTCGCACCGATGGACAAGGAAATGCGTCTGAGTCGATTAATCCACCGCAAGTGCCACCTCCTGGCACAAAAGCAACTGGTTTGTTTGTCACAGTCGATCGCCAAAATGCACCGCTAGTACCCACTGGGACGCGGATTATTGCGGGCGAAATCTAG
- a CDS encoding sigma-70 family RNA polymerase sigma factor has translation MKNSPDAQLVHNLRLGQHQALTVLYDRYAGLVYSIAHQILQNAQEAEDLTQDIFLTFWQNNSFNPDRGSVSSFLGLLTRSRAIDKIRKRTTANSFLSRWQKTITEESTDPSPLEQATTSEIQTSIHQAMQALPELQRQILNLNYYQGLSHNQIAESLDLTPGVVKSRLRQALVQLKGQLTGVDRLDID, from the coding sequence ATGAAAAACTCACCTGATGCTCAACTAGTTCATAATTTGCGGCTCGGTCAGCATCAAGCTCTAACCGTTCTGTACGATCGATATGCTGGTTTGGTTTATAGCATCGCTCACCAAATCTTGCAAAATGCTCAGGAAGCAGAAGACCTCACCCAAGATATTTTTTTAACATTTTGGCAAAATAATAGCTTTAACCCAGATCGCGGATCTGTAAGTAGTTTTTTAGGACTCCTGACTAGATCGAGAGCGATCGACAAAATTCGGAAGCGGACTACTGCTAATAGTTTTTTGTCTCGGTGGCAGAAAACCATCACTGAAGAATCTACAGATCCCTCGCCATTAGAACAAGCGACAACTTCGGAAATTCAAACTAGTATCCATCAAGCGATGCAAGCATTACCAGAACTCCAGCGTCAAATCCTCAATCTGAATTATTATCAAGGTTTGAGTCACAATCAAATCGCTGAGTCTTTGGATCTCACGCCTGGGGTTGTCAAAAGTCGTCTCCGGCAGGCTCTGGTTCAACTCAAGGGACAGTTGACTGGTGTGGACAGATTAGATATAGATTAA